In Blattabacterium cuenoti, the following proteins share a genomic window:
- the purE gene encoding 5-(carboxyamino)imidazole ribonucleotide mutase — translation MKVAIFFGSISDKSIMKITAEVLEKFNISYESYVISAHRLPDILSNTIKKIESEGTDVIIAGAGLSAHLPGFISSKTILPVIGVPIHSNNNYGSLGGIDALFSIVQMPKNVPVATVGINNSYNAALFAIHILATKYQDIRKLLLKFRMKKKEKLITEIKQHLLP, via the coding sequence ATGAAAGTGGCTATATTTTTTGGAAGTATTTCTGATAAATCAATTATGAAAATAACAGCGGAAGTCCTCGAAAAATTTAACATAAGTTATGAATCTTATGTAATTTCCGCACACCGATTACCAGATATTTTATCAAACACTATCAAGAAAATAGAATCTGAAGGGACAGATGTAATTATTGCAGGAGCTGGATTATCCGCTCATTTACCTGGATTTATTTCTTCTAAAACGATTTTACCTGTTATAGGAGTCCCTATTCATTCTAATAATAATTATGGATCCTTAGGAGGAATAGATGCTCTTTTTTCTATAGTACAAATGCCAAAAAACGTTCCCGTAGCTACAGTAGGAATAAATAATTCCTATAATGCAGCTTTATTTGCTATTCATATTTTAGCTACAAAATATCAAGATATAAGGAAATTATTGCTAAAATTCAGAATGAAAAAAAAGGAAAAATTGATAACTGAAATCAAGCAACATTTATTACCATGA
- the purC gene encoding phosphoribosylaminoimidazolesuccinocarboxamide synthase, producing the protein MSCIIKKNILSEGKTKKIYATNNPFEVLIHHKDSITAFDGLKENILQDKGVLNNEITTLIFQFINSRGIKTHFIRKKNNREQLCHKVEMIPLEFVVRNIVAGSMSKRLGVKEGIHLYNPIFEIFYKNDKLKDPLINDHHAVFLEIISYEELNTIYSITSKINHIIKKYFLDKNIILVDFKIEFGKNHKNEILLSDEISPDTCRFWDKKTMKKLDKDSFRMGLQEKVFDIYMEILKRLNVS; encoded by the coding sequence ATGAGCTGCATAATTAAAAAAAATATTTTATCAGAAGGGAAAACAAAAAAAATATATGCTACCAATAATCCATTTGAAGTATTAATTCATCATAAAGATAGTATAACTGCTTTTGATGGATTAAAAGAGAATATATTACAAGACAAAGGTGTTTTAAATAATGAAATAACTACATTGATCTTTCAATTTATAAATTCTCGTGGAATCAAAACTCATTTTATACGAAAAAAAAACAACAGAGAGCAGTTGTGTCATAAAGTAGAGATGATCCCTTTAGAATTTGTTGTTCGAAATATTGTTGCGGGAAGTATGTCTAAACGTTTAGGCGTTAAAGAAGGGATTCATCTGTATAATCCTATTTTTGAAATATTTTATAAAAATGATAAGTTAAAAGACCCCTTAATTAACGATCATCATGCAGTATTTCTAGAAATTATTTCATATGAAGAATTAAATACCATTTATAGCATAACATCGAAAATCAACCATATTATAAAAAAATATTTCTTAGATAAAAATATTATATTGGTGGATTTTAAAATAGAATTTGGGAAGAATCATAAAAATGAGATTCTACTTTCCGATGAAATTAGTCCAGATACTTGTCGTTTTTGGGATAAAAAAACAATGAAAAAATTGGATAAAGATTCATTTAGAATGGGATTACAAGAAAAAGTATTTGACATTTATATGGAGATATTAAAAAGGTTAAATGTAAGTTAA
- the purF gene encoding amidophosphoribosyltransferase: MISQLFPYILENNYFDKFHDECGVFGIYSPYKVDTFSLIQFGLFALQHRGQEACGFSVLRDGFIISHKSEGLVLDFFRKISNSECYHGNAVIGHTRYSTEGGQSKKNIQPFFGEDSYGKSTISIVHNGNLVNAQDLRRELESKGINFISEYSDSEVILRLIQKYLPESDNSLEKAIQKTTIDIKGAYSVIVLMDNKMAAFRDPNGIRPLCYGMLNEEIYIFSSETCGIDSVGGFYVRDVFPGEIIIVEKKSIQFSLLTKRKNIKKRICSFEYIYFSRPDSLIENINVYEIREKSGEKLYEQHPVEADVVIGVPDSGVPASIGYSKASGIPFKPILVKNKYIGRSFIHPQQEMREKMVNLKLNPILDEIKGKRIVIIDDSIVRGTTSRRLVYILRKAGAKEIHFRSASPPIIGPCYLGVDTPSKKDLISYNHIDKKSIAKILNVDSLEFLSMDNFIDILGSIHYCFGCFTGNYPVKKN; the protein is encoded by the coding sequence ATGATATCTCAATTATTTCCTTATATTCTGGAAAATAATTATTTTGATAAATTTCATGATGAATGTGGTGTTTTTGGAATTTATTCACCTTATAAAGTAGACACATTTTCTTTAATTCAATTTGGTTTATTTGCATTACAACATAGAGGACAAGAAGCTTGTGGTTTTTCTGTCTTACGAGATGGATTTATTATATCACATAAAAGTGAAGGATTGGTTTTAGATTTTTTTAGAAAAATTTCAAATTCTGAATGTTATCATGGAAATGCTGTGATTGGACATACTCGTTATTCCACAGAAGGAGGGCAAAGTAAAAAAAATATTCAACCTTTTTTTGGAGAGGATTCTTATGGAAAAAGCACTATATCTATAGTACATAATGGAAATTTAGTCAATGCTCAAGATCTACGTAGAGAATTGGAATCCAAAGGAATAAATTTTATATCCGAATATTCAGATTCAGAAGTTATTTTACGTTTAATACAAAAATATTTACCAGAATCTGATAACAGTTTAGAAAAAGCTATTCAAAAAACAACTATTGATATTAAAGGAGCATATTCTGTGATTGTCCTTATGGATAATAAAATGGCTGCATTTAGAGATCCAAACGGAATACGTCCTTTATGTTATGGAATGTTGAATGAAGAGATTTATATATTTAGTTCTGAAACATGTGGAATTGATTCAGTAGGAGGGTTTTATGTAAGAGATGTATTCCCAGGAGAGATTATAATAGTGGAGAAAAAATCAATTCAATTCTCTCTACTTACAAAAAGAAAAAATATAAAAAAAAGAATATGTTCTTTTGAATATATTTATTTTTCTCGTCCTGATTCCTTAATTGAAAATATAAATGTTTATGAAATTCGTGAAAAGAGTGGAGAAAAACTTTACGAACAACATCCAGTAGAAGCGGATGTAGTTATTGGAGTTCCAGATTCTGGAGTTCCAGCTTCTATTGGGTATTCTAAAGCTTCGGGAATTCCTTTTAAACCAATTTTAGTAAAAAATAAATATATTGGAAGATCTTTTATTCATCCTCAACAAGAAATGCGTGAAAAAATGGTAAACTTGAAATTAAATCCTATATTAGATGAAATAAAAGGAAAACGAATTGTTATTATCGATGATTCTATAGTTCGCGGAACTACCAGTCGTAGATTAGTTTACATATTAAGAAAAGCAGGTGCTAAAGAAATTCATTTTAGAAGTGCTTCTCCTCCTATTATAGGTCCATGTTATTTAGGAGTAGACACTCCAAGTAAAAAAGATCTCATATCATACAATCATATTGATAAAAAAAGTATAGCAAAAATTCTAAATGTAGATAGTTTAGAATTTTTAAGTATGGATAATTTTATAGATATTCTTGGAAGTATTCATTATTGTTTTGGTTGTTTTACCGGAAATTATCCAGTTAAAAAAAACTAA